DNA from Kitasatospora herbaricolor:
GATCGACCGTCGGACGTGCCGGTGCGCGGCCGGTGACGTCGCCGGCCGTGACCGAGATCAACCTCCCCCACCGGGACCGGCGCGCAACAGGGCGCACCGGATCACTCGAAGCACACCGAACCGCGGACGCGCCGGGGGCGTGGGGTGCGCGCCCCGTAGAATCCCGCGGCATACGCCGCCCCCAGGAGGGATCACCCCAGATGGCACCCCAGCCCGCCTACCTCGTCCTGCCCGGGTACCAGAACTCCGGCCCCGAGCACTGGCAGAGCATCTGGGAGCGCGAGGACCCCGCCTTCCGCCGGGTGGAGCAGGAGGACTGGGACCACCCGGACGCGGACGCCTGGACCGACGCCCTGCAGCGTGCCGTGACCGGCCGGCCGGGCCCGGTGGTGCTGGTCGCCCACAGCCTCGGCTGCACCACCGTGGCGCGCTGGGCCGCCCGCACCGCGTCCGCGGGCAGCTCCGGGGTGCTGGGCGCCCTGCTGGTGGCCCCGCCCGACGTCGACCGGGCCGAGGTCCCCGAGATCGAGGGCTTCCGGCCGGTGGAGCTCCGGCCGCTGCCCTTCCCCAGCATCGTGGTCGCCGGCAGCGACGACCCCTGGTGCACCCCCGAGCGCTCGCGCCGGTTCGCGGACGGCTGGGGCTCCCGGTACGTCGACCTCGGGCCCCGCGGACACGTCAACGCCGACTCCGGACTCGGCTCCTGGCCCGAGGGCCGGGCCCTGCTCGACCTGCTGACCGCCTGACACCCGACCGCCCGCCGCCCGCCGCCCGACCGCCCGCCCGACGCCCAGCAACCGCTGACCGGACGGCGGCCCAGGGACGGCGGCCTCAGGACGGCCCGAAGGCGTACCCCGCGAGGCCGGCCACCAAGGCGTTGGCGGCCGCCCCCGCCGCCGAGGCCGCGAGGAACTGCTCGCCCGGCGTCCGCTCCGGCAACGGCCACAGCACCGGCGCCACCAGGAAGCCCGGCATCGTCCAGAGCGCGAGCGTCCCGCGCAGGCCGGCCCCGGCCCCGCCGTGTCCCCGTGCCGCTTCGCGGCCGGCTCCGGCGGTCAGCAGCAGGTAGCCCGCGAGGTAACCGGTCACCGGTCCGGCGCCGGCGAGGAGAGCGAGCATGCTGTGCGACATGCCCGTCATCCTCCCGGGCCCGGCGGCCCGGCGCCTGAGTACGGGTACTCAATCCCACCCGCCGACCGGTCCGTCGGAGCCGACCGCGCCCGGTCGACGGCGGGCGAAGGACCGGTGTGCGCGGCGGCGGCCGATCTTCTCCCGCCGTTCGTCGGGCGGCCACCCGGTGAGCGCCCGGCCCTCCTAGTCTGCGGGCGACACCGACAACAGCGCGGACAGGGAGCATCCATGACGGACCGCCCGATCAACGGCACCGGCAGTCACGGCGACCGGACCGACGGAACGGCGGGGAGCGGCGGCGGGACGGCGGGCGCCTCCCGCCGCGGGTTCCTCCGGGCCGCCGGCGCGGTCGGGCTCGGCACCGTCGCGGTGGGCACCGCCGGCGCCGGCGAGGCCGCCGCGGCACCCGCCGACTCCTCCGGGGAGGAGAGCGGGCGGGCCCCCGGCACCACCCCGCCGGTCCGCACCGGCACCGGCCTCGACCGGCTCCCGCACCCGCTGGTGATCGGCCACCGCGGGGCCAGCGGCTACCGCCCCGAGCACACCCTCGGCTCGTACGAACTCGCCCTGCAGCTCGGCGCCGACGTGATCGAGCAGGATCTGGTCCCCACCAAGGACGGCCAGCTCGTCGTCCGGCACGAGAACAACATCGCGGAGACCACCGACGTCGCGGACCACCCGGAGTTCGCGGCCCGCAGGGCCACGAGGACCATCGACGGCCAGAGCCTGACCGGCTGGTTCACGGAGGACTTCACCCTCGCCGAACTGCGCACCCTGCGGGCCAAGGAGCGGCTGCCGCAGCAGCGCCAGCGCAACACGCTGTACGACGGCCGGTGGCCGGTCCCGACCTTCCGCGACGTGATCGACTTCGCCGAGAAGCGCTCGCGCACCCTGGGGCGGGACGTCTGGCTGTACGTGGAGACCAAGCACCCCAGCTACTTCCGCTCGATCGGCCTCCCGCTGGAGGAGCGGCTCGCCGCCGAGCTGCGCCGCGCCGGGCTGGCAGGCCGGCGCGGCCGGGCGATCCTGCAGTCCTTCGAGCCGAGCAGCCTGCAGCGCCTGGCCCAGCTGGTGGAGAACCCGCGGGTGCAGCTGCTGGGCGACGCCGCCTCCCGGCCGTACGACTTCGTGCTCGCCGGGGACACCCGCAAGGTGGCCGACCTGGTCACCCCCGCCGGTCTGAAGTGGATCGCCTCGTTCGCGCACGGCATCGGCCCGACCACCCAGCTGATCGCCCCGGTGGACGCCACCGGCAAGCTGCAGCCGCCGACCACCCTGGTGCCCGACGCCCACCGGGCGGGCCTGGTGCTGCACCCCTACACCGTGCGCAACGAGAACGGCTTCCTGCCCGTGGACCACCGGCGCGGCACCGACCCGGCCGCGTACGGGGACGCCCTCAGCTGGTCCAGGTACCTGTACGAGCAGGGCGTGGACGGGTTCTTCACCGACCAGAGCGACACCGCGGTGCTCGCCCGGGCCGACTTCTGGGCCTCGCGCGGCGTGCGCTGAGCCCCGCTCCGGCGCGGGCCCGGGCGGGCGTTCGACGACGGCCCGCCCGGCCCGACCGGGTGTGTTGTCCGCAGGTCATGAGGGCCTGTTGATTCCGGTCGCGCGGGGGTGTGGTGCTGTCGCGGGCTTGCGGTCAAGGGGTCGGACTGCCGAACCAGCGGCCGGCGGCGTGCCGGAACGTCTCGGGGCCGCCGTCCGAGCCACGGGCCTGGGCCCAGGCGACGACTCCGTCGGGGCGCACGAGTGCGGCGCTGTACCCGAGGTCGTCGGCGGCTGGCCCGGCGGCGTAGTGGATGCGGTCCGTCCAGGCCGTGGCCGCGTCCTTCAGCCGGCGGTCGGCGGTGAAGTCGAGGACGACGCCGTGTCCTTGGTGCAGCAGGTCGGCCAGGCGGGCGCCGTCGGCGAGGCGGAAGTCCGGGCCGGTGCCGCCGACCAGGGGCAGGTCGCTGCCCAGGTCGTAGCGGTGGGCCAGTCCCGAGGTGCTGCGGAAGACGTGGGTGGCCCCGTCCCGGGTGTCGAGCAGGCCGGTGAGCAGCCTGCGCAGGGCGGGGGTGTCGGGGCCGGGCCGCATCGTGGCCACCTGCGCGCGGGACCAGTCGAGGACGGCCGCGCCGACGGGGGTGGCGTTCGGCGGTGTAGGTGTCGAGCAGGCCCTCGGGCGCGGTCCCGTGAACGGTGGCGGCCAGTTTCCAGCCGAGGTTCATCGCGTCGCCGAGCCCGAGGTTCAGGCCCTGGCCGCCGAGCGGGGAGTGGATGTGGGCGGCGTCGCCGGCCAGCAGGACGCGGCCCTCGCGGTAGCTCGTGGCCTGCATGGCGCGGTCGGTGAAGCTGGAGGCGAGGTGGACCTCGTTCAAGGTCGCGTCGGTGCCGCTGACGCGGCGCAGGACCGACTACAGGTGTTCGCGGGTCAGTGGCTGCGAGCGGTCGAGGGCCCCGCCGTCGAAGTCCATCATGCCCAGGTGCCCCTCGAAGGGCGTGCGCAGGTACGTGCCGGTGGGCGTGTGCCGCAAGCCCATGCCCAGTTGCTCGGGGTCCGCGAGGTCCACGTGGGCGACGTAGCCGGTGAACAGCGGTTCGGTGCCGGCGAAGGCGAAGCCGGCCAGCCGGCGCACCGTGCTGCGTCCGCCGTCGCAGCCCACGAGCCAGCGCGCCCGGTGCTCGTGGCCGCCTGCCCGTACGACGACGCCCTCACCGTCCTGGGTCAGGGCGTCCACCCCTGCACCGCGGACGATCCGGGCGCCGAGCCGGGCCGCGCGCCGCTCCAGGACGCCTGCGACCGCGTCCAGGCTGGTCATGATGCCCTCCATGGCCGGGCCGGGGAGCCTCAAGGAGTCGGCGCCGGGGTCGATGCGGCTCGCGTCGACGGGCAGGCCCGCGAAATGGCTCACGTCGCGGGGGGCTGTCGATCCCTGCGGATCGGCTCCGACCCGGGCCGCGTCGACGCCCGAGGCGTCCAGCAGTTCGCGCAGCATCCCGCGGCGGTGGAACGCCTCGACCGACCCGGCGTTCAGGCCCCGTAGGCCGAGCGGGAGCCGCTTCCAGGCGGTGGTGGGCTCCGGGTCCTGTTCGAACACCACCACCGAGCAGCCGGCCAGCGCGAGTTCGGCGGCGAGGAACAGGCCCACCGGGCCGGCACCCACGATCATCACGTCGTACACCTGGAACCTCCTCCAGTCGGAATCCCGCGCGTCGTGCGGGTTTCTCCGGGGGAAGCCGGGGCCGCGAGCGGCGAGCCGGCAACCCGTTTGGAGCGTCGCTCCAATATTGGAACGGTACTCCAACATGGAGCATCGCTCCAACTCTGGCATGATGGGGGTATGGCCATGCAGACACAGCAGTCACAAAGGCGCAGGCAGGTGCTCTCCCGCGAGCGCATCGTCGAAGCAGCCGTCGAGCTGCTGGACGCGGCCGGGCAGGACGCCCTGACGGTCCGGGCGGTGACCGAGCGCCTCTCCACCGGGGCCGGAGCGATCTACCACCATGTGGGCAACATGGGTGAACTGCTGACCGCCGCGACCGAGAGCGTCCTCGTCGGCGCCCTGGCCGCGCGCCCCGAACCCGCCGAAGCCCCTACGGCCGTCCCGGCAGCCGCGGAGGAGATCCGTGGTGTCGCACTGGCCCTGTACGACGCGGTCTGCGAGCACCCGTGGCTGGCGACCCAGTTCGCCGTGCAGCTCACCCGCAGCCCCTGGGGGGCGGTGACACCGCGGGTCTTCGAGAGCATCGGCGGACACGTGCGCACGCTGGGCGTACCCCGACGCGACTGGTTCGCCGCCACCTCGACACTGGTCCACTACATCCTCGGCGCCACCGCCCAGAACGCCCAGGCCCCCGGCGACGCCGGCCGGGGCACCGGCTCCACGGCCGAGCCGGACCGTGCCGCCTACCTCGACGTCGCCTCCCGGGCCTGGCAGGCCCTGGACCCTCACGAGTACCCGTTCATCCACGACATCGCCGAGCAGATGCGCGAACACGACGACCGGGAGCAGTTCCTCGCCGGCATCGACCTCGTCCTCGCCGGCATCGCCGCCACCCGCCCGGCCGCAGACCCCGGCCACCACCCCCAGGCCGGATGAGCCGCCCCGCCCCCGCGCCACCTGCCGGCGGAACCGCCCCGAATCCCACCGCCTCCCCCGTGGGCACGCCCCCTCCCGGCCCGGGGCGGGCAGCAGTCGCGGGCCCCCGGGGCCCCTTGGGCGGCAGGGCCCGGGCGCGGAGGTCAGCCGGCTCCGGTCGCGAGGGCCGCCGCGACCACCAACTCCTCCATGCCGTAGAGGAATCGCTCCATGTCGGGGCGAGGGAGGACGGCGCTGTCGGCGGTCATCGAGAGCTCCAGTGCGCCCGGTGCCTGGACGGCGTCCAGGGCGTAGCTGACGTTGGCGCGCGGCGCGAACTCGACCGGCCAGCTCAGTGTGGTGCGTGACCTCTCCCGGTCCAGCGGCCCGGCGGCCGTCCCCTGCTCCGGCTCCGCCGGCATCAGGTCGCGGGTGTCGTTGAAGAAGCACGAGCGGTCGGCCGCCACGCCGTCCCGCGCCGCGAGGTCGGCGATGTCCTGGTCCAGCAGACGCTTGTCGTAGTAGGCGCTGCGGTAGGTCGCGATCGAGGCGGCGTGGGTGCGGCGCAGCACGTCGGTGAACTCGCCGCCGGCGTCCGGCAGTCGGAACAGCCCCTCGGCGGCCACGGTGCTCACGGCGTGCGCGAGGCCGGGCAGGAAGCGGTTGTTGACCACGACCTGGAGCAGTGCGTCCGGCGCACCGGTGAGCCGGGCCGTCATCGCCGAGGCGGCGGCGAGCAGGACGGAGGAGGGACTCACCCGGAGCTCGGCCGCGACCGTCGGGACCGCTCGGGCCAGGGCCGGGGAGTTGAGCACCGCGTTGGGGAAGAGCGCCGCGGGGGTGCCGGCCGCCGCGGGCGCGGGCGGCGGGAAGAGCCGCTCGGGGCCGAGGGCCAGCTTGCGCTGCCAGTGCTGCCGGGCGTTGGCGTCGCGGCGCCGGCCCCGGTCACCGGCCTGGAAGGCGGCCTCGTCGAGCGGCTGGAGGGCCGGGAACCGTTCGCCCAGCGCCTGCGGGGTGTCGCCGAGCACGATCGCGGTGAGGTCGGTCGCCAGTCGGCGCAGACCCCAGGCGTCGGCCGCGGTGTGGGACAGCACGAAGGCCAAGTGCCTGACCAGGCCGCCGGATTCGACCAGTCCGACCCGGACCGGCCACTCCCGGGCGACGTCGAAGGGCTGCCCCGCCAGCTCGGCGAGCTGCTGCCGGCCGGCGGCGGTCACCTCCTCGCCGTCGGCGCACTCCCGGACGTGGACGGTGAGGCGGCCGTCCCCGTCGACGGTCTGCCGCAGCCGCCCGTCGTCGTCCTGGCTCAGCCGGGTGTGCAGGGAGTCGTGCAGTTCGAGCAGTTGCCCGAGGGCGTCGAGCACGGGGGCCAGGGGTACGCCCGGGTCCACCGGGGCGGCCAGGGAGACGTTGTACCTGGGCGCGTCGGCGGGCCCGAGGCCCCGTACGGTGTCCCAGATCGCCTGCTGGCCCCAGGTGGCCGGGCCGGTGCCGGAGCGGCCGGACGAGAGTCCGATCTCCAGCTGTCGAGTCGTGCTCACGATGGACGTCTCCGATTCGCTGGTCCGGTCGGGTACTTGAGCTGCTGCTGGGCAGATCGCGCAGCCGGCCGGCCGGCAGGTGCCGGTGCGCGCGGCTTCGGTGGCTTCCGGGCCGGCCGGGCTGCGGGGTGCGGGGTGCCCTCGCTGCCGGGTACCCGCCCGGCGCTCCGGATCGCGGAGCCGGCGGCGGAGCGGGTGGGACGCGGAGTGCCCGCGGTGCACCGCGGCCGGGGCGGCGCCGTGCCCCCGTCGGCCTGGCACGAGTGTGACGTACGGTGCGCCGCACGTCGACCCTCGGAGCCGGACCTGGCCGCACGTTCCCGACGCTCCGTCAGGGGGCTTGGCGGGCAGGCTCAGTCGCCGCGGCGCTTCTTCCGCGCGCCGGCGAGCACCACACCGCCGACGACCAGCGCCAGGACGAG
Protein-coding regions in this window:
- a CDS encoding condensation domain-containing protein; this encodes MSTTRQLEIGLSSGRSGTGPATWGQQAIWDTVRGLGPADAPRYNVSLAAPVDPGVPLAPVLDALGQLLELHDSLHTRLSQDDDGRLRQTVDGDGRLTVHVRECADGEEVTAAGRQQLAELAGQPFDVAREWPVRVGLVESGGLVRHLAFVLSHTAADAWGLRRLATDLTAIVLGDTPQALGERFPALQPLDEAAFQAGDRGRRRDANARQHWQRKLALGPERLFPPPAPAAAGTPAALFPNAVLNSPALARAVPTVAAELRVSPSSVLLAAASAMTARLTGAPDALLQVVVNNRFLPGLAHAVSTVAAEGLFRLPDAGGEFTDVLRRTHAASIATYRSAYYDKRLLDQDIADLAARDGVAADRSCFFNDTRDLMPAEPEQGTAAGPLDRERSRTTLSWPVEFAPRANVSYALDAVQAPGALELSMTADSAVLPRPDMERFLYGMEELVVAAALATGAG
- a CDS encoding glycerophosphodiester phosphodiesterase translates to MTDRPINGTGSHGDRTDGTAGSGGGTAGASRRGFLRAAGAVGLGTVAVGTAGAGEAAAAPADSSGEESGRAPGTTPPVRTGTGLDRLPHPLVIGHRGASGYRPEHTLGSYELALQLGADVIEQDLVPTKDGQLVVRHENNIAETTDVADHPEFAARRATRTIDGQSLTGWFTEDFTLAELRTLRAKERLPQQRQRNTLYDGRWPVPTFRDVIDFAEKRSRTLGRDVWLYVETKHPSYFRSIGLPLEERLAAELRRAGLAGRRGRAILQSFEPSSLQRLAQLVENPRVQLLGDAASRPYDFVLAGDTRKVADLVTPAGLKWIASFAHGIGPTTQLIAPVDATGKLQPPTTLVPDAHRAGLVLHPYTVRNENGFLPVDHRRGTDPAAYGDALSWSRYLYEQGVDGFFTDQSDTAVLARADFWASRGVR
- a CDS encoding RBBP9/YdeN family alpha/beta hydrolase, with the protein product MAPQPAYLVLPGYQNSGPEHWQSIWEREDPAFRRVEQEDWDHPDADAWTDALQRAVTGRPGPVVLVAHSLGCTTVARWAARTASAGSSGVLGALLVAPPDVDRAEVPEIEGFRPVELRPLPFPSIVVAGSDDPWCTPERSRRFADGWGSRYVDLGPRGHVNADSGLGSWPEGRALLDLLTA
- a CDS encoding TetR/AcrR family transcriptional regulator, translated to MAMQTQQSQRRRQVLSRERIVEAAVELLDAAGQDALTVRAVTERLSTGAGAIYHHVGNMGELLTAATESVLVGALAARPEPAEAPTAVPAAAEEIRGVALALYDAVCEHPWLATQFAVQLTRSPWGAVTPRVFESIGGHVRTLGVPRRDWFAATSTLVHYILGATAQNAQAPGDAGRGTGSTAEPDRAAYLDVASRAWQALDPHEYPFIHDIAEQMREHDDREQFLAGIDLVLAGIAATRPAADPGHHPQAG